In Mesorhizobium sp. M9A.F.Ca.ET.002.03.1.2, the DNA window CGCTGCCCGACACGGTCGAGCTTTATGAAGTTCCCGATGTCGAATACCGCTACGTTGTGGTCGACGATCGAACCGTCATCGTTGATCCAGGCACGCGCAGAATCGTCAAAATCATTGAGTGACCCGAACACGTGGGGAGGAGAGCCCGCCGCTTCGAAATGAGCGGCGGGCGACGTCTGTGCTATGGGCCGTCAAATGCGAACAATCAGCAAGCTTTTCGATTCCCGCGACCAGGCAGCGCATGCCGTTGCCGCGCTTCAGGCGGCAGGAGTTTCTCACGAACAGATCAGCGTCATCGGACCTTACGACGACGAAATCGGCGCAGTCTTGCGCGGTCCGGGCGGTACTGCCTTTGGCGCGGCGGCTGGTCTGTTGATCGGCCTGGGTGCTTTTGGAGCCACCGGCGTTGATCCTGTCGGAGCAGCGGCTGGCATGGTTCTCGTCGGCGCGGCCTGCGGCAGCTTTGCCGGCAGGCTTCTCCGGGCATCCGCCGATCCTGCCAAAAAGCCGGATGAGCCGAATGTTGCACAAGGCGTCATTTTTGTGATGGTGCAAGTCGATGAAAAGCAGGCTGGCATCGCGCAGGCAGTGCTCGAACGTCCCGCTCACGTAAGGCAACTCGTGGCCACGGCCGGGTGAGATGCGCCGGGCTGGTACGCGCGAGACCGGCGTTGACGTGCGAAGCTTGCATTTCCCAGCCTGTGGCCACGAAGCGCCTTCAGTCTTCCCTCTGGGACTAACGGCTCACAAGGCTGGAAGCGTCTGCTCGACCAGATTGACGTAGTAGCGCATCACGGTCGGCACGATCTCGTCATTGAAGACGTAGCGATCGCCGTGCAGCCCCTCGCCTGGGCCGACATCGCCGGCGGCGATCCACGCGTAGCAGCCGCCGGCCTCGCGGATCATGAAGGCGAAATCCTCGCAGCCGAGGCTCGGGCTGAACTCGGTCGAGACGTTCTCCCTCCCGACGGTGGCGGCCGCCGCCTCGACGGCGCGGGCCGTCGCGTCAGCCGTGTTGATGAGCGGCGGATAGCCCTTCTTGTAATCGAGCGTGGCCCTGAGCGCATGGGCCGCGGCAATACCCCGAGCGATCTCGCCGATCAGCGTCTGGCAGTGATCGGAATGACCGGGCTCGAAAAAGCGGCAGGTGCCTTGCAGCCGGACCTTGCCCGGCACGATGTTGCCGACATTGCCACCGTGGATCTGCGTAAGGCTGACGACAAGCGCGGTTTGCGGATCGACCGAGCGGCTGACGATGCGCTGGACAGCCTGGACAAATGCCCCCGCGGCCAGGATCGGGTCGTCGCCAAGCTGCGGCATGGCGGCGTGCGCGCCAAGACCCTCGAAGGTCAGCTCGAAATTGTCGACGGCCGCCATCTGCGCTCCGACGCGAGCGGCGATCGTGCCGAGCTTGACGCCCGGCCAGTTGTGGACGGCATACACAGCCTCGGCCGGGAAGCGCTCGAACAGACCGTCCTCGATCATGCGCATGCTGCCGCCTTCGTTTTCTTCGGCTGGCTGGAAGACAAAATAGACGGTGCCGTCGAAGGCGCGCGATTGGCTGAGCAGTTTTGCGGCGCCGAGCAGCATGGCGGTGTGCCCGTCATGACCGCAGGCGTGCATCACCCCCTCGTTTCGGGACGCATAGGGCAAGCCGGTCTTCTCCACCACCGGAAGCGCGTCCAGCTCGGCGCGAAGACCGATGGCGCGCGTGCCCGTGCCACTGCGCAGGACACCGACGACCCCGGTGCCGCCGATCCCCTCATGAACCTCGTCGAAGCCGAAGGCGCGCAGTTTCTCGGAAACGAAACGTGCCGTTTCGTGCTCATCGAATCCGAGTTCGGGATTGGAATGGATATGATGACGCCAGGCTATGACCTCTGGCGTCAAAGCGGCGATGGGGTCATTATGCAGCATGATGCTCTCCTTCCGCGCCGGCAAAGGCGGTTGATCCAGGAGCAGGATTAGAAGGTTGCACAACAGGCGTCTTGAACCAGATTGACCACAGCAGGGACGAAAGACGTGCACGCAACGGAGACCCGGACATACTGGCGCCATCCCTGCTTTCCTGACCTTGGCCTGTTCAAGGCGCGCTTCGCCAAGCATCGCTACGAACTGCACACGCATCCGACCTATGTGATCGCGCTGATCACGGCTGGCTGCGAACGCATCCGCATCGGCCGCCATACCGTTGTCGCTCCGGCAGGCACCGTTGCCGTCGTCAATCCCGAGGAGTGGCATGACGGGGAACAAGGTGCCGATGAAGGCTGGGCCTACCGCACGTTTTATCCCTCGGTGCCGCTGATGACGGCGGTCGCCCGCGAGCTGGGCCAGAACCGCGCTCCGGTCTTCTCACGCGCGATCGTCGAGGACAGCCATCTCGCCGCGGCGTTGGCGGCGGCTCATGAAGGCTCGACGTCCCAGGATGCGACGAAAGCGGAGGCGTCGCTTCTCGTCGCATTGAGGCGCCTCATCGTTCGGCATGGCGATTGGAGCGGGCGGGCCGACGAGGTCGAACCCTCCGGATCGCCGCAGAGGTTTTCGCTCTACGAGGACCTTGTCGATAGCGGACTTGGTGCGCGGCTCGACTTGCAGCGGCTTGCCGACGCCGCGCGCGTCACCCGGTTCCAGGTCATACGGGATTTCAAGAAGGCGATTGGCCTGACGCCCGCCGCCTATATCCGCGACCGCAGATTGCGTCGCGCCAGCTTGCTGATCGAACAGGGGCTTGGCCTCGCCGACGCGGCAATCGCGGCGGGTTTCGCCGACAGAGCCATCTTTCCCGCACGTTCCGGGCTACGCGCGGCATGACGCCTGGCATGTTCAGAAGAGGCAGCTGAGCGCTCACCAGCCGACGGCTCATTCC includes these proteins:
- a CDS encoding amidohydrolase, with the translated sequence MLHNDPIAALTPEVIAWRHHIHSNPELGFDEHETARFVSEKLRAFGFDEVHEGIGGTGVVGVLRSGTGTRAIGLRAELDALPVVEKTGLPYASRNEGVMHACGHDGHTAMLLGAAKLLSQSRAFDGTVYFVFQPAEENEGGSMRMIEDGLFERFPAEAVYAVHNWPGVKLGTIAARVGAQMAAVDNFELTFEGLGAHAAMPQLGDDPILAAGAFVQAVQRIVSRSVDPQTALVVSLTQIHGGNVGNIVPGKVRLQGTCRFFEPGHSDHCQTLIGEIARGIAAAHALRATLDYKKGYPPLINTADATARAVEAAAATVGRENVSTEFSPSLGCEDFAFMIREAGGCYAWIAAGDVGPGEGLHGDRYVFNDEIVPTVMRYYVNLVEQTLPAL
- a CDS encoding AraC family ligand binding domain-containing protein, encoding MHATETRTYWRHPCFPDLGLFKARFAKHRYELHTHPTYVIALITAGCERIRIGRHTVVAPAGTVAVVNPEEWHDGEQGADEGWAYRTFYPSVPLMTAVARELGQNRAPVFSRAIVEDSHLAAALAAAHEGSTSQDATKAEASLLVALRRLIVRHGDWSGRADEVEPSGSPQRFSLYEDLVDSGLGARLDLQRLADAARVTRFQVIRDFKKAIGLTPAAYIRDRRLRRASLLIEQGLGLADAAIAAGFADRAIFPARSGLRAA